One Chaetodon trifascialis isolate fChaTrf1 chromosome 13, fChaTrf1.hap1, whole genome shotgun sequence DNA segment encodes these proteins:
- the LOC139341451 gene encoding pyridoxal kinase-like, with product MECRVLSIQSHVVRGYVGNKSASFPLQVLGFEVDSINSVQFSNHTGYSHWKGQVLTADELHVLYEGIKLNNVHQYDYVLTGYTRDTSFLEMVVDIVQELKRANPNLVYVCDPVLGDHGSMYVPQNLYPVYKNKVVPVADIITPNQFEAELLTGKNISTEKDAVEVMDLLHAMGPDTVVITSSDLPSRLGDRFLVSLGSQRHVRPDGSRTTQRVRIEVPKVDAVFVGTGDLFAAMLLAWTHHYPNDLKTACEKTFSVMHHVIQRTISYAHELAGPGRRPSPPQLELRMVQSKADIEDPAIVTEATVIS from the exons ATGGAATGCCGTGTTCTGTCCATACAGAGCCATGTCGTCCGGGGATATGTGGGCAACAAGAGCGCCTCTTTCCCATTACAG GTTTTAGGATTTGAGGTGGACTCCATCAACTCTGTCCAGTTCTCCAACCACACAG GTTACTCCCACTGGAAAGGCCAGGTGTTGACGGCAGACGAGCTCCATGTCCTGTACGAAGGAATCAAACTGAACAACGTCCATCAGTATGACTACGTCTTAACAG GGTATACCCGAGACACGTCCTTcttggagatggttgtggacatTGTTCAGGAGCTAAAGAGAGCCAACCCTAACCTGGTGTACG TGTGTGACCCCGTCCTCGGTGATCATGGATCTATG TACGTTCCTCAGAACCTTTATCCGGTCTACAAGAACAAGGTGGTTCCAGTTGCTGACATCATCACTCCGAACCAGTTTGAGGCAGA aTTACTGACAGggaaaaacatcagcacagagAAAGACGCTGTAGAG GTCATGGACCTTCTCCACGCTATGGGCCCAGACACAGTGGTCATCACCTCCTCCGATCTGCCCTCCAGGCTGGGGGATCGCTTCCTAGTGTCGTTGGGCAGCCAGCGTCACG TTCGTCCTGACGGCAGCAGGACGACACAAAGAGTTCGAATAGAAGTTCCCAAAGTGGACGCCGTCTTCGTCGGGACTGGAGATCTGTTTGCTGCTATGCTGCTCGCGTGGACGCACCACTACCCGAACGACCTGAAG ACGGCCTGTGAGAAGACATTTTCAGTGATGCACCATGTTATCCAGAGGACCATTTCGTATGCTCACG agtTAGCAGGTCCTGGTCGGAGGCCCAGTCCGCCCCAGCTGGAGCTGAGGATGGTTCAAAGTAAAGCTGACATAGAGGACCCTGCTATAGTCACGGAGGCCACAGTCATATCCTAA